In Candidatus Contubernalis alkalaceticus, the following proteins share a genomic window:
- a CDS encoding 16S rRNA (uracil(1498)-N(3))-methyltransferase: MNRFFIDSEDINEEDGTAVIRGEPVKHISRVLRMRIKDPLIIADGQGNSYLCEINEIGREQVLASIKEKLIKRKETFLDLVLCQALTKGEKMDFIIQKSTELGVKKIIPFTAERSVVRISVDKARDRVNRWQKIAKGAAEQSHRDRIPEVGAITSLESILMENQDTGPVLFLWEQEEKRGLKEVLKENPDIKKVLLLVGPEGGFTLQEAELALSQGAVSVSLGPRILRTETAAAAAVTMVLYELGDLGEADGK, from the coding sequence ACGGCGGTGATCCGGGGAGAACCGGTGAAGCATATCAGCCGGGTTCTGCGGATGAGAATTAAAGACCCACTGATTATTGCTGATGGCCAGGGGAATTCATACCTGTGTGAAATAAATGAGATTGGCAGGGAGCAGGTTTTAGCATCTATAAAAGAAAAATTGATAAAAAGAAAAGAGACTTTCCTGGATTTAGTATTGTGTCAGGCTCTGACCAAGGGTGAAAAAATGGATTTCATTATCCAGAAAAGCACTGAATTAGGGGTAAAAAAAATTATACCATTTACTGCTGAGCGTTCTGTGGTAAGAATTAGCGTTGATAAGGCCCGGGACAGGGTAAACCGCTGGCAGAAAATTGCGAAGGGTGCCGCAGAGCAATCCCATCGGGATAGGATCCCTGAAGTTGGAGCAATAACTTCTCTGGAAAGCATCCTGATGGAGAACCAAGATACTGGACCGGTACTCTTTTTATGGGAGCAGGAAGAAAAACGGGGGTTAAAAGAAGTTCTCAAAGAAAATCCAGATATTAAAAAAGTATTACTGTTGGTGGGACCCGAAGGGGGATTTACTCTCCAGGAAGCTGAACTGGCTCTTTCCCAGGGAGCTGTTTCTGTTTCCCTGGGTCCCCGTATTCTCCGTACTGAGACGGCGGCTGCAGCCGCGGTAACAATGGTTTTATATGAGCTGGGAGATTTGGGTGAAGCAGATGGAAAATAA
- the mtaB gene encoding tRNA (N(6)-L-threonylcarbamoyladenosine(37)-C(2))-methylthiotransferase MtaB translates to MENKKANKKAALYTLGCKVNQYETEALAQLFREQGYTIVDFTEKADVYVINTCTVTHLSDGKSRQMIRRAKKTNPEAKIAVMGCYAQMAPEEIKKIPGVNVISGVQNRRGIMDLLHQMEEEPLVKVSMLNQAPFEEIPLGEIRRTRAFIKIEDGCEQFCSYCLIPFARGPVRSRKMKDILEEVKRLTALGTREIVLTGVNLGAYGKDLEGKITLAQVIGELDQLPGVRRIRLSSLEPTDFTMELMEAVGDSEKICPHLHIPLQSGDNETLRRMNRRYTTDEYRKLVNFLKFMMPDLALTTDVMVGFPGEKEENFERSYSFVQEMAFSRLHVFKYSTREGTAAAKFKDQLSPRKKEQRSKKLIHLGEKLAEDYAEKFLGREVEVLFEEEVPGGYLEGFSQYYFRVRAEAGLRRKGEILRVRVDEQEREHLVGTIIN, encoded by the coding sequence ATGGAAAATAAAAAAGCGAATAAAAAGGCAGCACTTTACACATTAGGCTGTAAAGTAAATCAATATGAAACGGAAGCCCTGGCCCAATTGTTTCGGGAACAGGGCTATACTATAGTTGACTTTACAGAAAAAGCCGATGTTTATGTGATAAACACCTGTACTGTCACCCACTTAAGCGATGGAAAATCACGGCAGATGATTCGCCGGGCAAAAAAAACAAACCCTGAGGCCAAGATTGCGGTAATGGGCTGTTATGCCCAGATGGCTCCGGAGGAAATAAAAAAAATCCCGGGGGTAAATGTGATAAGCGGTGTTCAAAACCGCCGGGGTATCATGGACTTACTGCATCAAATGGAGGAAGAACCCCTGGTCAAGGTGAGCATGCTTAATCAGGCGCCTTTTGAGGAAATTCCCTTAGGAGAAATTCGACGCACCCGGGCTTTTATAAAAATTGAAGACGGCTGTGAACAATTTTGCTCATACTGTTTAATTCCCTTTGCCCGGGGGCCGGTGCGCAGCCGAAAAATGAAAGATATTTTGGAAGAGGTTAAAAGATTGACTGCCCTGGGAACCAGGGAAATTGTATTAACCGGGGTTAATCTGGGAGCTTATGGAAAGGACCTGGAAGGGAAAATTACACTGGCGCAGGTAATCGGTGAGCTGGACCAACTGCCAGGTGTAAGAAGAATTCGCTTAAGTTCACTGGAACCTACTGACTTTACCATGGAACTGATGGAGGCTGTAGGAGATTCAGAAAAAATATGTCCCCATCTGCACATCCCCCTGCAGAGCGGTGACAATGAAACATTAAGAAGAATGAATCGCCGCTACACCACTGATGAATACCGAAAACTGGTTAATTTCTTAAAATTTATGATGCCGGATCTGGCCCTGACCACCGATGTCATGGTGGGTTTTCCCGGAGAAAAAGAAGAAAACTTTGAAAGATCTTATAGCTTTGTTCAGGAAATGGCTTTTTCCAGGCTGCATGTTTTCAAATATTCTACCCGGGAAGGTACCGCGGCTGCAAAATTCAAAGACCAGTTATCACCTCGGAAAAAGGAGCAGAGAAGCAAAAAGCTAATCCATCTGGGCGAAAAGCTGGCGGAGGATTATGCCGAAAAGTTCCTGGGCCGAGAGGTGGAGGTTCTATTTGAGGAGGAAGTGCCGGGGGGGTATCTGGAAGGGTTTTCGCAGTACTATTTTAGGGTGCGGGCAGAGGCCGGACTGCGGAGGAAAGGGGAGATTTTGAGGGTGCGGGTGGATGAGCAAGAGAGAGAACATCTTGTAGGCACAATTATTAATTAA